In the Pelomicrobium methylotrophicum genome, one interval contains:
- a CDS encoding sensor domain-containing diguanylate cyclase: MHPDPSSSAKSGASGEFTPEYTPSALSHRRLACEPEAPGTGRSAAGAGPISRLLAVIDHIPLGIAITAPDGTIEYLNPRLSASTGLPAADAAGIALDSIRLAEEAGTFDQIRPLLMTRGWWQGEVRYRERAGGFFYALESVCTAREPDGAVAGFVHFVQDMTSQKLVETLRRLAFYDSLTGLPNRSLIEDRLALAIAHARRRRTSFAVLCIDMDQFKQVNDTLGHATGDRLLAAVAQRLQAALRTTDTLGRWGGDEFVAIVEDAQRTDALLTVANKLVATGERPYWIGDRQYRMTLSIGASLYPDHAHDQAGLLAVADAAMYRAKAAGGNTWRVPPP; this comes from the coding sequence ATGCATCCCGACCCGAGCTCTTCCGCAAAAAGCGGCGCCTCTGGCGAATTCACGCCTGAATACACCCCTTCGGCCTTGTCCCACCGCCGGCTGGCATGCGAGCCGGAAGCACCGGGCACCGGTCGGTCGGCCGCTGGAGCCGGCCCCATTTCCCGGCTGCTGGCGGTCATCGATCACATTCCCCTGGGCATCGCCATCACGGCGCCGGACGGAACGATCGAATACCTCAACCCCCGCCTGAGCGCCTCCACCGGCCTGCCTGCCGCCGATGCGGCCGGCATCGCGCTCGATTCCATTCGGCTTGCCGAGGAGGCGGGCACTTTCGACCAGATTCGGCCCCTGCTGATGACGCGGGGCTGGTGGCAGGGAGAGGTGCGCTACCGGGAGCGGGCGGGCGGGTTCTTCTATGCCCTGGAATCGGTGTGTACGGCGCGTGAGCCCGACGGCGCGGTGGCGGGGTTCGTGCACTTTGTGCAGGACATGACGAGCCAAAAGCTGGTGGAAACGCTGCGGCGACTGGCTTTCTACGACAGTCTGACCGGCTTGCCGAACCGCTCCCTGATCGAAGATCGCCTGGCGCTGGCGATCGCCCACGCCCGGCGGCGCCGCACTTCGTTCGCCGTCCTATGCATCGACATGGACCAGTTCAAGCAGGTGAACGACACCTTGGGCCACGCCACCGGCGACCGGCTGCTCGCCGCCGTCGCGCAACGGTTGCAGGCCGCCCTGCGGACCACCGACACCCTGGGGCGGTGGGGCGGCGACGAATTCGTCGCCATCGTTGAGGACGCCCAACGGACCGATGCTCTCCTCACTGTCGCCAACAAGCTGGTCGCCACGGGGGAGCGGCCCTACTGGATCGGCGACCGGCAGTATCGCATGACCCTCAGCATAGGCGCGAGCCTGTACCCGGATCACGCGCACGATCAGGCGGGCTTGCTCGCCGTCGCCGACGCCGCCATGTACCGGGCCAAGGCGGCGGGCGGCAACACCTGGCGCGTGCCGCCGCCATAA